In Desulfovibrio sp., the sequence CACCGCCGTTCTGCTGGGGATAATTGTCTTCTACAAGGAGATACTGGCGGTGGCCTGCCACAGGCAGGTGGCGGCCTGCGTGGGCATTCCCGCCACGGCGGTGTTTTATGCCATCCTCTTCGCCACCGGAATGACGGTTACCGCCTGTTTGCCGAGCGTGGGAGGCCTTTTGGTGTACAGCCTGATTATAAACCCGGCTGCGGCGGCCTACCAGCTCACCTACAGGCTGCCCACCATGTTTGTGCTGGCGGCGCTTCTGGGCATGGCCAGCTCCATCTCCGGGCTTCTTCTGGCCTGGCATACGGATGTGCCAGCCGGTGCCGCCATTGTGGTCTGCTCCAGTCTTTATTTTCTTGCCTGCGCTCTCTTTTCGCCGAAGAAACGCCTGCCCCGGGAGTGAGTCATGCGCCCTGCGGAACTCTTCGAGCATTCCTGGGAGAACCCAGGCCCCAGAAGGGCGGAAAAGCTGCTGCTGGGCGCCGGTGTGTCCGTGGTTGTGCATTGCGCTGCGATTCTCATCGGGTTGGCGGTCTTAAATATCTCCGGACACGAGGGCGGCGTGGCCGCGGGCCGTGGCGGGGAGGCCGGGCCGGGATTCATGGTTGTCGATCTGGGTACTCTGCCCGGGCTGGCCTCCTTGCAGGGTGGGACGGGACACGCGGGAATCGATGGTCCCGTCCGGACGGATAAGAATGCGCCCACGGAAACGGACAAGAAGGTCAGACGCGCCTCACCGGACGCAAACGGCAAGGCCGCCGTCACGAAAACCTCTGAGCAACCGGCCATCCTTCATGAGAAGAGCGCTCCCCCGGACAGGAAACAGCCGCCTCCCCGGGCGAACGAGACCCAGAGCGCGGCCTCTGGCGAGAATGCGGTCCCGGGAAAGCAAGACGGCGCCTCTTCCGGTGCTGAAGCGTCCGGACGCCCGGAAGGGGGTGGGCAATCCGGTCCGGGGCAGGGGAATGGCGCACAGGCTGCCGGATCAGGCCAGATTGGCCAGGGGGGCGCTGGAACAGGTTCAGGATCGGGTGAGGGAGGAGTGCTCTCCCTGGTTGATGTTGAAAACAAACCGCGTCTCATAAAGCATGTGGAACCGGACTACCCCGAGGGTGCGAGGAAAAGGGCGATTTCAGGCAAAGTGGTGGCGCGCTTCATAGTGGACGAGGCAGGCATGGTTCACAACCCCGTGGTATCCTCCTCCGATCCGCCGGGAATCTTCGAGGTCTGCGTGCTGGAAGCCGTGAAGCGCTGGAAGTTCGAGCCCGGAAGGCATCGGGGCCAACCCGTCAGAGTCTTGGTGTCGGTCCCTGTGCGGTTCGACATCGCCAAACGGTAGAAGCGGTACTTGAGCTCCTGAGGGGTGGGGCGGTTTGCTTCAGCGTGCCCGCACGGCAAGTTGCAGGCTGAAGCCCGGGCAACCTACCTGAAGAGTTCCTGGAAATGCAGCCGGCACTGCTTGTTGGTGAGGGTGTCGACGATGTCGAAGCGCTTGTTGTCCTCAGCCATCAGGTCGATGTCCTTCTGCTTGCAGTAGGCGTTGTCGGCATCAAGAATGACGCGCACGCGCGGCCTGAGCAGGTTGTCCGAGTTCTGCTGGGTGACGAAGGCCTTCTGCCCTGAGCGAAGAACCACGATGGAGCCGATGGGGTAGATGCCGAACATGCTTACGGCCTTGTCCACCAGTTCCGGGCTGAAGGATTTGCCCCGGAGGTTGTAGATGACGCACAGGGCTTTGTGCGAGCTTATGCCCTCGCGGTAGTACCTGTCGGAACGCAGCGCGTCGTACGTATCCAATATGCTGACAATGGACGCGAATTCGTCGATCTCCGCCCCGGCCAGGCCTTGGGGATAGCCGCTGCCGTCGTAGTTCTCGTGGTGGGCGTACACCACGCTGACCACTTCCTGGGGCACGTTGCCTTTTTTCAAAAGGATATCCCGGCCGTATACCGGGTGCTTCTTCACCTCGGCATACTCCGCGCTGGTGAGCCTGCCGGGCTTCTGCAAGATCTTGTCTGAAACGAGCACCTTGCCCACATCGTGCAACAGGCCTGCCGTGCCGAGCCGCTTCTGAATCTCCTGCGAATACCCCAATCTCCTGCCGGCCAGGGTGGCAAGCAAAGCCACGTTCAGGGAATGCGAATAGTTGTAGGGATCATTCTGGCGCATCCGGGAAACGAGAGCCAGCGGGATGACCATTTCGGTCTCGGTCTCGCTTATGGTCTGGGCCAGCATGCCCCAGGCCTCGGTGTCTATGTTTTTGGAGGCTTCCAGATCCTTGTAGAGAACTTTGCACTGGGCCACGAGCTTTGTGTACTGGGCGTCGGCCTTTTTGATGTGGCCCACCATGTCTTGTAACGCCGGGGTGTCGGTGTCGTTCTCCGAAGGCGATGCCAGCGGTCCGAACACGGATTCGAACAGCTCTTTCTCCTTGGGATGCTTACGGAAGTAGGTTCCCGCTTCGGTTTCCACATAGGCTTCGGAATACTGCTCGGCCAGCAAGGCGGCTATTGCGTTCTGGTCCTTAAGAACCCCCTCCTGCAGGTAGATGTGGGGGTTGCCATCTTGAGACAGGCCGGGATTGGTGGTGTACATTCCGGGTTTGAGCTGCGTGGTGGCACATTTAACGATCATGTTCGGTTCTTCTCCCAGGTATCGCCAGGTACGAAACGCCAAAGCCCTTCACCGCACGGCTTGGCGAGTGCGTCATCCTTTCGGAAATGCGTCCTTTTTGCGACGCTCTGGCTGTTTGACCACGCGATAAGGCTGACAAACTTTTGAACTCTATTATGAGTTCTTGAGGAGAGTAAAGTAGGGCATCAAGAATTTTCATTGGAGAAGGCAGTCCGGTCCCGGGCCGTTTTCCTTCTGGACTGGGGCGGGGTGAGGGTTTAACGCCAAGACGGCAGAAGAGAGACCATCACTGACGCCAAGGATGCCACGATGAGCGATTACATGTTTGTGGAGTGTACGTACGTGCGGCATGCTGACAAGGTTCTGGAAATCCTGAACGAGGCCATCTTAAACTCCACCGCTTTGTACGACTACGAGCCAAGGCCGCCGCAGAGCATGGTGGGATGGTTCGATGCCAAGCGGACCGGCGGTTTCCCGGTGATCGGCGCTGAAGACGAGTCCGGCGCGCTTTTGGGGTTCGCGAGCTACGGCACGTTTCGGGCTTGGCCCGCCTACAAGTACACGGTGGAGCACAGCGTGTACGTGCACCAGGGCCATCGCGGCCGGGGGGTCGGCCGGGCTTTGATGCTGAAGCTGATCCAGGCGGCCCGTAGTAGCGATGTGCATGCCATGATCGGCGGGATAGACGCCACGAACGCCGGGAGCATCGCGCTGCACGAGAAGGTTGGGTTCAGGCACGCGGGTACGCTTCCCCAGGTGGGCTTCAAGTTCGGCCGCTGGCTCGACCTGGCCTTCTATCAGCTCCTTCTGGACACGCCGGAAAATCCTGCCGACGGTTAACCCCCCTAAGATGCTCACGGATCTCCTCTCGGACCAGCCGGTGCAGGCAGGGAAGTAAGCCCGGGGAGGAACCTTTTCGGTCGGTATCGCAGTCTCTGGACTTGGAACATCCATCCGGATTATCAGGCGTATAAAGCACTTGGGCGGCCTCTTTGAATGGTCGCGCCGTGGGCGCTTATGGTGTCCGGATACGTAAAAACCCGCCTGGAGGTTGGAATGCTCTCTTTCAAGGCCGTTTTGCGAAGTGTCGGTTTCCTTGCGCTCTTTACCGGGGGCGTCTGCCTGGCCGCGCCGCCCTGCCCAGAAGGTTCCACCTGCACCACGGCGCCCAAGCCCGCCTCCCAGGCAACCAAGGCCGCCAACGAGAAGCTCAAGGCGCTGCTCGACTTCGGCGACATGCGCGACTTCGAGGAAGCCTCCCGCGGCTTCATCGCCCCATTGCCGAACGACGGGGTCATAAAGAACAGCTCCGGCCAGACCGCCTGGGACTTGCGGCCCTACGCCTTCATCGAGCGCACGGAAATCGCGCC encodes:
- a CDS encoding HD-GYP domain-containing protein yields the protein MIVKCATTQLKPGMYTTNPGLSQDGNPHIYLQEGVLKDQNAIAALLAEQYSEAYVETEAGTYFRKHPKEKELFESVFGPLASPSENDTDTPALQDMVGHIKKADAQYTKLVAQCKVLYKDLEASKNIDTEAWGMLAQTISETETEMVIPLALVSRMRQNDPYNYSHSLNVALLATLAGRRLGYSQEIQKRLGTAGLLHDVGKVLVSDKILQKPGRLTSAEYAEVKKHPVYGRDILLKKGNVPQEVVSVVYAHHENYDGSGYPQGLAGAEIDEFASIVSILDTYDALRSDRYYREGISSHKALCVIYNLRGKSFSPELVDKAVSMFGIYPIGSIVVLRSGQKAFVTQQNSDNLLRPRVRVILDADNAYCKQKDIDLMAEDNKRFDIVDTLTNKQCRLHFQELFR
- a CDS encoding energy transducer TonB, with the translated sequence MRPAELFEHSWENPGPRRAEKLLLGAGVSVVVHCAAILIGLAVLNISGHEGGVAAGRGGEAGPGFMVVDLGTLPGLASLQGGTGHAGIDGPVRTDKNAPTETDKKVRRASPDANGKAAVTKTSEQPAILHEKSAPPDRKQPPPRANETQSAASGENAVPGKQDGASSGAEASGRPEGGGQSGPGQGNGAQAAGSGQIGQGGAGTGSGSGEGGVLSLVDVENKPRLIKHVEPDYPEGARKRAISGKVVARFIVDEAGMVHNPVVSSSDPPGIFEVCVLEAVKRWKFEPGRHRGQPVRVLVSVPVRFDIAKR
- a CDS encoding N-acetyltransferase; its protein translation is MSDYMFVECTYVRHADKVLEILNEAILNSTALYDYEPRPPQSMVGWFDAKRTGGFPVIGAEDESGALLGFASYGTFRAWPAYKYTVEHSVYVHQGHRGRGVGRALMLKLIQAARSSDVHAMIGGIDATNAGSIALHEKVGFRHAGTLPQVGFKFGRWLDLAFYQLLLDTPENPADG